TAACCTGTGAATAGAAGCTGTTTTTTAGACTGGTTTGGCAGAGTGCtgactgtaatattttttatgaaTACAAGTTCACTCTATCTGCCATTTTACCCTCTGattgtattctttttttaaatggtgcAACCCGTACATCTGGTGTTTTTGAACGGTGTGTTTTACAGAAGTCTGATACGTTTAGTCAGTGCGTTTAGATGAATGTCCTGGATCTCAGATGTAAATATTTAGTCTGTTAGCTGATGAGTGGCCTGTACTGGAGCTGTTTCTCCTCTCCATCCTCAGGCCCTGTTGCCAGTCAGCCAGTCTGCAGTCCTGACCCGCTCCTTCCAGACCAGCGCCGTCTCCCGGGACATCGACACTGCCGCCAAGTTCATTGGTGCTGGCGCTGCCACGGTGGGCGTGGCCGGCTCAGGAGCTGGAATCGGAACAGTGTTCGGCAGCCTCATCATTGGTTATGCCAGGtacatattcacattttacCACCTGGACGACTCAATCCACAGCACTTTGAGGGGTAGTTTGGTGCTTTTATCAAACTGCTGTGGATATTTAGAGTCCTGACTGCTGAAAACAGACTTCCTAATGTGCTTCAGTGATGTCTCTGAATGGTCTTCAGTAACCTGAGGATTTAAAAGCCACGGATGAGAAGCAAATTAAAACTATGTGAGGAGTAAGCCTTTACATTCTTTAAATTAAATCCTCAGATGTGAAGAGAACAGCCTTTTCATACTGTTCTCCAGGACACACTGGGATTGTCTGAACAAATAATAACTCAAGGTGTATTTACCAGCTTACCAGCCAAGGTTTTGAAGCAGCAGTCTGGTTTCTGCCCATGTTCTCCACTGAGGAAGTGGAATAGAGTTTGACACTTAACAGTATGTACCTTAACTAAACTCCTGCACCTCAGACCACAGATCCCAGCAGATATCACTGGAAATGACCTGAACACAAAGTGTTTAATTTTCTCAGATGAGTAATTACTGGGTCTGATTTAAACAATGTTTATATGTTTAAAGGGAGGATTTTAAACTGCCCAACTATTGAATGACTGCAGTATATCTGTCCTAAACATAACAAATCTGAtctgttcatttagtaaattgaGGTTATTGTGCACTCCAGCAGACAGAGCTGATGCTGCTGGGACAGAAGTAGCTGCAACAAACTGAAACTACATTACTACTCTTAAAGTAACAAAGTTAATTTAAGAGGATAAGTGACTTGTTAAAGCAGCATGGGCTTGCAGGGTTTATAGAAATTCAGAGATGCATCCTGGcagcttttttccccactttgCTCAGATCCAAGTTAGCAGTTTCAACTGTTtctagtcttttttttgttgaatcaAATTAATGTACAGACATAAAAGTTTTGTCAGTGTTCttaacaagaaagcaaatatgTGTAATGTAGTGATGTATTTCTTCAGCTGTAAACTTTTATGTTTAAATTATATCATTTTAAGGGGATCAGGCAGCTTTTTTATTAGTCAGCCAGTTCATAAGTCTTTTGGATccgatgcaaaacaacatgtgtaaatgatcaaaCTGCAACACAAAAGGGATCAAGCTGAGATACACTTGGGGTTAGAATAGTTAAGATAAAATCTgctttattcatcctggaggaaattattttgcctGAGTACAACAATCAATAAACAGAGGTTGGTGGAAtaaacacaattacacagaggttagtagtaaaatagaaataactaACAATACAGAGTACAAAATGTGTTGGTGTGAAATGTCACCATGTGTAGTCTCTCAAGTCTGTAAAGTGTCTagtaaaataagaattaaaataaagaagaaaaataaaataagataccACAAGTACAAGATGTAAACTGTATGCTAATACTACAATCGAGAAAGATTACCAGAATTGGAACTGATGCAAAATGCAGTAGAGCTAAACACTGGTGTAACCTCAGTTTAAAGAGCAGCAGTCCATATCTGTTTTCACACTCCAGTTTGCCTCAAAACACCACTTCCTCTTTGTTACCAAAGAGTCCACTCACATTTATACCTTTGTAGACATACACATCTTAGACAACAgcataaaatgctaaaaagctAATTAGATTGTATAATTTGGAGTCCAGATCTCAGGTCAGGTCCATAAGGAGACTGTGAACTCTGAAGACTTCCATCACATTCATGCATAAATAGCTCTGTATTAATTACATTTGATTTGTGACAGAGTTGGCATCTATAACTTTAGATTGTTCCCTTTTTTCCTCTAtttgtatttaaagtgattttactCCAGTTTAAGGTCTTTGCATGGAGCCTGATCTTCATGTTGTGAGTGTTTGGTGCTGAGGCTGGTTTTAGGTTACGCtcagtaaataaaacattctgGCCAGTGTGTGGTGAAACCTCAAGGTAGAAGTGTCTGCTGTGAAGGAGCTTAAGCTTAGTATTCAGTCTGTGAGACTGTGCTGTTTGGATGTCTGATTGTTTGGTGACATGAACATAATTTAAATATccgtatgtctgtctgtcctccacAGGAACCCCTCCCTGAAGCAGCAGCTCTTCTCCTACGCCATCCTGGGCTTCGCTCTGTCTGAGGCTATGGGTCTCTTCTGTCTGATGGTGGCGTTCCTCATCCTGTTCGCCATGTAAACCTGGAAACCCACCACCTCCTCTCCCACTTACTGCCCCTCTACTCCCACTTACTGCCCCTCTACTCCCCTCTGCTcccttctccctccctccccttccACCCGGAGGGAGGGTTTCCAGAACGGGAACTCTGAACGAGCTGATAGGCCATTCCAATCAACGGAGAAAATACTaaaggaaaaatatttacatctgAGGTTAGCAAACCTCCAATCCTTCATTTTTATGTTCCTACacttatgtttgtttttcagaagtTTTATGTAAGACCTCACTTCGGTTGAAataatctgtccaaaataaatgGTTGGGATAACTGAAAGACTGTCTGTGGTGTTTTTAATCCTGTTGTGTTGCCAAATAAGGGGATCTTAAAATGTAATGGGTataatttttgtgtttcctcgGCAATTATTCATCATGTTTTAGCCGTTATTAGAAACAACTGACAGTATCGTAAAGACAACTGGCAGCTAACTACAGTACATTTTACCTCACTTAAATGTAATACATTCTTGTGATGTGGGTGCACTTTTTAACTACACAAACTGCATTGTATTCCATATATAACAGAGTGACATTTATGGTAGCTTTTAAAACAAGTTGCCGGTTTTGTTTAAAACCACAATGTCCTGATAAGATGCACCATTACCTCTAGATTTCTACATGGATGTAATCTAAGTTTATATGTCCTGTCAGGTCTCACGTGTGCATTTCTTCTCCACTTCCTGAGTGAAAAATCCCACTTGTTTTCCACTAGCGTTCAGTCATTTCAGTAAAACTAGTGTGCAACTGCTTCAGAAACTGATCTGCATTTCATCAAAGCTACATCTATGTTCACCATCTGTCAAAGCAGAACTAAAAATAATATTCATAGCCTCAATTAAATGACTTTTTTGGCATAATTTGGTGAATTAAAAGCTAAAAAGCCCACGAGTTTAGCTTGATGAAATATATTAGATTTG
Above is a genomic segment from Amphiprion ocellaris isolate individual 3 ecotype Okinawa unplaced genomic scaffold, ASM2253959v1 Aocel_unscaffolded321, whole genome shotgun sequence containing:
- the atp5mc1 gene encoding ATP synthase F(0) complex subunit C1, mitochondrial, whose amino-acid sequence is MYACAKFVTSPAVLRGGSRVLARPVSVSLFNRPEATVEQQALLPVSQSAVLTRSFQTSAVSRDIDTAAKFIGAGAATVGVAGSGAGIGTVFGSLIIGYARNPSLKQQLFSYAILGFALSEAMGLFCLMVAFLILFAM